Proteins encoded within one genomic window of Halopiger aswanensis:
- a CDS encoding rhodanese-like domain-containing protein — MSDDPTVVSPDWLETHHADDSVVVVDVREARDYAELGHVPGAVNVPADAFRDPSSVAAGKLPAAADFAALMREAGIAEDDAIVAVDGSNGVNAARFMLTAVVYGHDGPLYLLDGGLEAWLEAGGDLADAEPALESTDYEAELAGDAPLIDREGVEAAVDGDAVVVDTRTVAEYDQSHIPGAVQLGWEDLLEGSGRLKSEAELETLLADRGITRDERIVLYCNTARRLSHTYVVLRDLGYENVEFYEGSLTDWVRAEAPEWDPVELKEQVRAYSNNGGFEALVEELGEDALNRLKLIGLYHQKQRGYFMLRTRAPGGRLTAEQARTIGEVADEFARAPDEYGGADQNPVFGDGFLDVTTRQDVQMHWVEIQDVAEIWDRYDEVGLETMQACGNSVRNVVGCPASGIDPHESVDVQPVVERVSQRFLGDHHYANLPRKFKVSVTGCHENCARAQIQDLGLTPARKDGREGFVAQVGGGLSDGPRIASDIDLFVDPDDVDDLVAAMADLFMDHGSYLDTAVNRLRFLVEELGPETFREELATYADFELESAAGAERLTTDYRGDHVGVHEQADGRSYVGLNVPTGRMGGDELAQLAALADELGDGELRLTPNQNVLVPHLEDGDLEHFLEHPLLERYSPDPGPFTRGIVTCTGREFCNYGIIETKNRAIRWARQLDEWAEDVGIADDHDAIRVHMSGCAASCAQPQLGDFGLRGEVYRDDFESGRAADVGLGGDLGNDEFIDWLVGKIPIEDVPSVIEATVRAYEDDREPDESFAEWTRRTANADLRELITEQPARDPPAIGTEVS; from the coding sequence GTGAGCGACGACCCGACGGTCGTCTCCCCCGACTGGCTCGAGACGCACCACGCGGACGACTCGGTGGTCGTCGTCGACGTCCGGGAGGCCCGCGACTACGCGGAGTTGGGCCACGTTCCGGGCGCCGTGAACGTGCCGGCCGACGCGTTCCGCGATCCGAGCAGCGTCGCCGCCGGGAAACTCCCCGCGGCTGCGGACTTCGCCGCGCTCATGCGCGAGGCCGGGATCGCCGAAGACGACGCCATCGTCGCCGTCGACGGGTCGAACGGCGTCAACGCGGCCCGGTTCATGCTTACGGCGGTCGTCTACGGCCACGACGGTCCGCTCTATCTGCTCGACGGCGGACTCGAGGCCTGGCTCGAGGCGGGCGGGGACCTGGCCGACGCGGAACCCGCCCTCGAATCGACCGACTACGAGGCCGAACTGGCCGGCGACGCGCCGTTGATCGACCGCGAGGGCGTCGAGGCGGCCGTCGACGGCGACGCGGTCGTCGTCGACACCCGGACGGTCGCCGAGTACGATCAGTCCCACATCCCCGGCGCGGTCCAACTGGGGTGGGAGGATCTGCTCGAGGGGTCGGGACGGCTGAAATCCGAGGCCGAACTCGAGACCCTGCTCGCCGACCGCGGCATTACGCGAGACGAGCGGATCGTCCTCTACTGTAACACCGCGCGGCGGCTCAGCCACACGTACGTCGTCCTTCGGGATCTCGGGTACGAGAACGTCGAATTCTACGAGGGCAGCCTGACCGACTGGGTCCGCGCGGAGGCGCCCGAGTGGGACCCCGTCGAACTCAAAGAGCAGGTCCGGGCCTACTCGAACAACGGCGGCTTCGAGGCGCTGGTCGAGGAGTTAGGCGAGGACGCCCTCAATCGCCTGAAGCTCATCGGGCTCTACCACCAGAAGCAGCGCGGCTACTTCATGCTCCGGACGCGGGCGCCGGGCGGCCGGCTGACCGCTGAACAGGCCCGGACGATCGGCGAAGTCGCCGACGAGTTCGCCCGCGCCCCCGACGAGTACGGCGGCGCCGACCAGAACCCCGTCTTCGGCGACGGCTTCCTCGACGTGACCACGCGGCAGGACGTCCAGATGCACTGGGTCGAGATCCAGGACGTCGCCGAGATCTGGGACCGCTACGACGAGGTCGGCCTCGAGACGATGCAGGCCTGCGGCAACTCGGTGCGCAACGTCGTCGGCTGTCCCGCCTCGGGGATCGATCCGCACGAGAGCGTCGACGTTCAACCCGTCGTCGAGCGAGTCAGCCAGCGATTCCTCGGCGACCACCACTACGCGAACCTGCCGCGGAAGTTCAAGGTCAGCGTCACGGGCTGTCACGAGAACTGCGCCCGCGCGCAGATCCAGGACCTCGGGCTGACGCCCGCCCGAAAGGACGGTCGCGAGGGGTTCGTCGCGCAGGTCGGCGGCGGCCTCTCCGACGGGCCGCGCATCGCCAGCGACATCGACCTGTTCGTCGACCCCGACGACGTCGACGACCTCGTCGCCGCGATGGCCGACCTGTTCATGGACCACGGCAGCTACCTCGACACGGCCGTCAACCGGCTGCGATTCCTCGTCGAGGAACTCGGCCCCGAGACGTTCCGTGAGGAGCTCGCAACCTACGCCGACTTCGAACTCGAGTCCGCCGCGGGCGCCGAACGGCTGACCACCGACTACCGCGGCGATCACGTCGGCGTCCACGAACAAGCTGACGGCCGCTCCTACGTCGGCCTGAACGTCCCGACGGGGCGGATGGGCGGCGACGAGCTCGCCCAACTCGCGGCCCTCGCCGACGAACTGGGCGACGGCGAACTGCGCCTGACGCCCAACCAGAACGTCCTCGTGCCCCACCTCGAGGACGGCGACCTCGAGCACTTCCTCGAGCACCCGCTGCTCGAGCGGTACAGCCCCGATCCGGGGCCGTTCACCCGCGGGATCGTCACCTGCACGGGCCGGGAGTTCTGCAACTACGGGATCATCGAGACGAAGAATCGGGCGATCAGGTGGGCCCGGCAACTCGACGAGTGGGCCGAGGACGTCGGCATCGCCGACGACCACGACGCCATCCGCGTCCACATGTCCGGCTGTGCGGCCTCCTGTGCGCAGCCCCAACTCGGCGACTTCGGCCTGCGCGGCGAGGTCTACCGCGACGACTTCGAGTCCGGTCGCGCAGCCGACGTGGGCCTGGGCGGCGATCTGGGCAACGACGAGTTCATCGACTGGCTCGTCGGCAAGATTCCGATCGAGGACGTGCCGAGCGTCATCGAGGCGACGGTACGGGCCTACGAGGACGACCGCGAGCCCGACGAGTCGTTCGCCGAGTGGACGCGCCGCACTGCAAACGCGGACCTGCGCGAACTCATCACCGAGCAGCCGGCTCGCGATCCGCCGGCGATCGGGACGGAGGTGAGCTAA
- a CDS encoding DUF1028 domain-containing protein yields the protein MTFSICVHESYETPDGTEHERFGVAVTTRLPGVGTLCPFASENGAVATQSLVNVDLGRRGVQYIDDGLAVEDALEALINADDGAPQRQLHGVDSEDTYAFSGEECVDWFGHREGDHFTVAGNMLTGEAVIDAVAEAYEANAVHETTDPATGPAGVTEDTDTDPLAKRLIDALAAGHVEGGDKREELPIQSAAVVVESTESHDVVPPYNDLRVDATETPIADLRETYDLAAQGYRDTLARYEGAFEDDSLEDVDD from the coding sequence ATGACCTTCAGCATCTGCGTCCACGAGAGCTACGAGACGCCCGACGGAACCGAGCACGAACGGTTCGGCGTCGCCGTCACGACCCGGCTGCCCGGCGTCGGCACGCTCTGTCCGTTCGCCAGCGAGAACGGCGCCGTCGCGACCCAGAGCCTCGTCAACGTCGATCTGGGCCGGCGCGGCGTGCAGTACATCGACGACGGGCTGGCCGTCGAGGACGCTCTCGAGGCGCTCATCAACGCCGACGACGGCGCGCCCCAGCGCCAGCTCCACGGCGTCGATAGCGAGGACACCTACGCGTTCTCCGGCGAGGAGTGCGTCGACTGGTTCGGCCACCGCGAGGGCGACCATTTCACCGTCGCCGGGAACATGCTCACCGGCGAGGCCGTGATCGACGCCGTCGCGGAGGCCTACGAGGCGAACGCCGTCCACGAGACGACCGACCCCGCGACGGGGCCCGCGGGCGTCACCGAGGACACCGACACCGACCCGCTCGCGAAGCGATTGATCGACGCCTTGGCCGCCGGCCACGTGGAGGGCGGCGACAAGCGCGAGGAACTGCCGATCCAGAGCGCGGCCGTCGTCGTCGAATCGACCGAATCCCACGACGTCGTTCCGCCGTACAACGACCTGCGGGTCGACGCGACCGAGACGCCGATCGCGGACCTGCGCGAGACCTACGACCTCGCGGCCCAGGGGTATCGCGACACGCTCGCCCGCTACGAGGGCGCCTTCGAGGACGATTCGCTCGAGGACGTCGACGACTGA
- a CDS encoding helix-turn-helix transcriptional regulator, translated as MGPAETLAETPPSAKLVFKALEYDGSLTQAEIAEETLLPRRTVRDALSRLNDAGLVEGRVSFRDARQSVYSLTDDGERATPTAADPRR; from the coding sequence ATGGGGCCAGCCGAAACGCTCGCCGAGACGCCGCCGAGCGCCAAACTCGTGTTCAAAGCCCTCGAGTACGACGGGTCGCTCACGCAAGCGGAGATCGCCGAGGAGACGCTGCTGCCGCGCCGGACGGTCCGGGACGCCCTCTCTCGGCTGAACGACGCGGGACTGGTCGAGGGACGGGTTTCGTTCAGGGACGCGCGCCAGTCGGTCTACTCGCTGACCGACGACGGCGAGCGCGCGACGCCGACGGCGGCCGATCCGCGCCGTTGA
- the ilvA gene encoding threonine ammonia-lyase produces MLDRSDILEARDRVRETSRHTPLEYSHTYSSMTGADVHLKLETFQRTGAFKIRGATNRIATLSEAQKEAGVVTASAGNHAQGVALAATRVGVDSKIVMPEHAPISKVKATESYGAEVVLHGADYAEAAEHAHEIEREEGRTYVHAFDDELVMAGQGTIGLEVVEDCPEVETVVVPIGGGGLISGIAAAVKGEKPDARVIGVQAEGASSAAASLRKGERVSLEGVDTIADGIATRSIGDRPFEHIQEYVDEIVTVSDPEIAVTITYLLERSKTLVEGAGAVPLAAVLFEKFDYVDDETIVPVLSGGNIDLNTLTNVIVRGLVETGRYLKIRTVLTDQPGALERLLEIFTAHRANIYAIHHDRTSREVEMSDTEVEIELEMRGPDHVDAFLSDLREAGYEVDVLA; encoded by the coding sequence ATGCTCGACCGCTCCGACATTCTCGAGGCGCGCGACCGCGTTCGCGAGACGTCTCGACACACACCGCTCGAGTACTCGCACACGTACTCCTCGATGACCGGCGCCGACGTGCACCTGAAACTCGAGACGTTCCAGCGGACGGGGGCGTTCAAGATCCGCGGCGCGACGAACCGGATCGCGACGCTCTCCGAGGCGCAGAAAGAGGCGGGCGTCGTCACCGCGAGCGCGGGGAACCACGCCCAAGGCGTCGCGCTCGCGGCCACGCGCGTGGGCGTTGATTCAAAGATCGTCATGCCCGAGCACGCGCCCATCTCGAAGGTCAAGGCGACGGAAAGCTACGGGGCCGAGGTCGTCCTCCACGGCGCTGACTACGCCGAGGCCGCCGAGCACGCCCACGAGATCGAACGCGAGGAGGGCCGCACCTACGTCCACGCCTTCGACGACGAACTGGTCATGGCCGGCCAGGGAACCATCGGCCTCGAGGTCGTCGAGGACTGCCCCGAGGTCGAAACCGTCGTCGTCCCGATCGGCGGGGGTGGACTCATCAGCGGAATCGCGGCCGCAGTCAAGGGCGAGAAACCTGACGCACGCGTGATCGGTGTGCAAGCCGAGGGCGCCTCGAGCGCCGCGGCCTCTCTCCGAAAGGGCGAGCGGGTCTCGCTCGAGGGCGTCGATACGATCGCCGACGGGATCGCGACCCGCAGCATCGGCGACCGCCCCTTCGAACACATCCAGGAGTACGTCGACGAGATCGTCACCGTCTCCGACCCCGAGATCGCCGTCACGATCACCTACCTGCTCGAGCGGTCGAAGACGCTGGTCGAGGGCGCCGGCGCGGTGCCGCTGGCTGCCGTCCTCTTCGAGAAGTTCGACTACGTCGACGACGAGACGATCGTCCCCGTCCTCTCCGGCGGCAACATCGACCTCAACACGCTCACGAACGTGATCGTCCGCGGCCTCGTCGAAACCGGCCGCTACCTGAAGATCCGGACCGTCCTCACCGACCAGCCCGGCGCGCTCGAGCGACTGCTCGAGATCTTCACCGCCCACCGCGCCAACATCTACGCCATCCACCACGATCGGACCTCGAGGGAGGTCGAGATGAGCGACACCGAGGTCGAGATCGAACTCGAGATGCGCGGCCCCGACCACGTCGACGCCTTCCTCTCGGATCTCCGGGAGGCCGGCTACGAGGTCGACGTCCTCGCGTAA
- a CDS encoding cell division protein SepF produces MGLMSKILGGEQSRTTEDYVELNLDDVAAESADASMQVRIAEVANQTDAIDIKDAVYDGDIVIADITRLRTEDSTVEHIIDELRQVAREVDGDIVRKGDDQMIITPTGVRVSREKLGQSA; encoded by the coding sequence ATGGGACTCATGAGCAAAATCCTCGGCGGGGAGCAGTCCCGGACGACCGAGGATTACGTCGAACTGAACCTCGACGACGTTGCGGCGGAGTCGGCCGACGCATCGATGCAGGTTCGCATCGCGGAGGTCGCCAACCAGACCGACGCGATCGACATCAAAGACGCCGTCTACGACGGTGACATCGTCATCGCCGACATCACCCGCCTGCGTACCGAAGATAGCACCGTCGAGCACATCATCGACGAACTCCGGCAGGTCGCCCGCGAGGTCGACGGCGACATCGTCCGGAAGGGCGACGATCAGATGATCATCACGCCGACCGGGGTCCGCGTCAGCCGGGAAAAGCTCGGGCAGTCGGCCTGA
- a CDS encoding gamma-glutamylcyclotransferase family protein, with amino-acid sequence MRVFVYGTLTDPDRVDAALGDLPGSEYAFDGDATLEGLHRVDGAYPTLAPGGTVDGRLLSVDEAGLERLDRYEGVDRGLYVRVSVPIDGCSGSDGSDDSAAVYVGNPVRLAVDEPVDWPAGDSFADRVRTFLTRHGVTVHRTG; translated from the coding sequence GTGCGCGTGTTCGTCTACGGGACGCTGACCGATCCCGACCGAGTAGACGCCGCGCTGGGCGATCTGCCGGGGAGCGAGTACGCGTTCGACGGCGACGCGACGCTCGAGGGACTCCATCGCGTCGACGGCGCGTATCCGACCCTCGCTCCCGGCGGCACCGTCGACGGCCGGTTGCTTTCGGTAGACGAAGCGGGACTCGAGCGGCTGGACCGCTACGAGGGCGTCGATCGCGGCCTCTACGTTCGGGTTTCCGTGCCGATCGACGGTTGCAGCGGGAGCGACGGCAGCGACGACAGCGCCGCAGTGTACGTCGGTAACCCCGTCCGGCTGGCGGTCGACGAACCGGTCGACTGGCCGGCCGGCGACTCGTTCGCGGACCGCGTTCGAACCTTCCTGACTCGCCACGGTGTGACCGTCCATCGGACCGGATGA
- a CDS encoding helix-turn-helix domain-containing protein has translation MTGFRATVVVHDPQDCPVATVSSDVGEAIDSVTRTRGTGATGETVVEEFGVPADVAAEADDDDAGLTANVDLEPVQSNDREAVYRFERESTNDCACEIVEGTGTPISSVRAQDGSLLLSFRTFELEEIAAIVDELRERFDGVLVEDLTQDHEDSSTDPVIVDREVLTARQQEILETAHEMGYFEYPKGANATDVAEELGVARSTFTEHLAAAQTKLMDEIIDK, from the coding sequence ATGACGGGCTTTCGCGCAACCGTCGTGGTCCACGACCCGCAGGACTGCCCGGTCGCCACCGTGTCGTCCGACGTCGGTGAGGCGATCGATTCGGTCACCCGCACTCGCGGGACGGGAGCGACGGGTGAGACGGTCGTCGAGGAGTTCGGCGTCCCGGCCGACGTCGCCGCCGAGGCGGACGATGACGACGCCGGACTGACGGCGAACGTCGACCTGGAACCGGTCCAGTCGAACGACCGCGAGGCGGTGTACCGATTCGAACGGGAGAGTACGAACGACTGCGCCTGCGAGATCGTCGAGGGAACGGGGACGCCGATCTCGTCGGTCCGGGCGCAGGACGGCTCCCTGCTGCTCTCGTTCCGAACCTTCGAACTCGAGGAGATCGCCGCGATCGTCGACGAACTCCGGGAGCGGTTCGACGGCGTCCTCGTCGAGGACCTCACGCAGGATCACGAGGACAGTTCGACCGACCCGGTGATCGTCGATCGGGAGGTGCTGACCGCGCGCCAGCAGGAGATTCTCGAGACGGCCCACGAGATGGGCTACTTCGAGTATCCCAAGGGCGCGAACGCGACCGACGTCGCCGAGGAACTGGGCGTCGCGCGCTCGACGTTCACCGAGCACCTGGCCGCCGCCCAGACGAAACTGATGGACGAGATCATTGACAAATAA
- the citZ gene encoding citrate synthase codes for MVDDLKKGLEGVLVAESELSSIDGDEGRLIYRGYTIEDLARGASYEEVLYLLWHGHLPAEDELESFTAALNEEREVSDDVLATMERLADADERPMAALRTAVSMFSASEPESDAEPDDLEASLRKGRRITAKIPTALAAFERYRLGEEPIDPDPDLGLAANFLYMLTGERPDDVAAETFDQALILHADHGLNASTFTSMVIGSTMADIYSAVTGGVSALSGPLHGGANQDVMEVLMEIDESNKDPLEWVEEATDEGRRIPGFGHRVYNVKDPRAKILQERSKELAAEGDSKWYDITTTIEEYLTEEKGLVAKGIAPNVDFYSGSVYYQLGIPIDMYTPIFAMSRAGGWIAHVLEYQEDNRLIRPRARYTGPESQEFVPLEER; via the coding sequence ATGGTTGACGACCTCAAGAAAGGGCTGGAAGGTGTTCTGGTCGCAGAGTCGGAACTCAGCTCGATCGACGGCGACGAGGGTCGACTGATCTATCGCGGCTATACGATCGAAGACCTCGCTCGCGGCGCGAGCTACGAGGAAGTCCTCTACCTCCTCTGGCACGGTCACCTCCCCGCGGAAGACGAACTCGAGTCGTTCACCGCGGCGCTCAACGAGGAGCGGGAGGTCAGCGACGACGTGCTCGCGACGATGGAGCGACTCGCCGACGCCGACGAGCGGCCGATGGCCGCGCTCCGGACCGCGGTCTCGATGTTCTCCGCCTCCGAGCCCGAATCCGACGCCGAGCCCGACGACCTCGAGGCGTCACTGCGCAAGGGCCGGCGCATCACCGCCAAGATCCCGACCGCGCTGGCGGCCTTCGAGCGCTACCGGCTCGGCGAGGAGCCGATCGACCCCGATCCCGACCTGGGGCTGGCCGCGAACTTCCTCTACATGCTGACCGGCGAGCGGCCGGACGACGTCGCCGCCGAAACCTTCGACCAAGCGCTGATTCTGCACGCGGACCACGGGCTCAACGCCTCGACGTTTACGTCGATGGTCATCGGCTCGACGATGGCCGACATCTACAGCGCCGTGACCGGCGGCGTCAGCGCCCTCTCGGGGCCGCTTCACGGCGGCGCGAACCAGGACGTCATGGAGGTCCTGATGGAGATCGACGAGAGCAACAAGGACCCCCTCGAGTGGGTCGAGGAGGCCACCGACGAGGGCCGGCGCATTCCCGGGTTCGGCCACCGCGTCTACAACGTCAAGGACCCCCGCGCGAAGATCCTCCAGGAGCGCAGCAAGGAACTCGCCGCCGAGGGCGACTCGAAGTGGTACGACATCACCACGACCATCGAGGAGTACCTCACCGAGGAGAAGGGCCTCGTCGCCAAGGGAATCGCCCCGAACGTCGACTTCTACTCCGGCTCGGTCTACTACCAGCTGGGCATCCCGATCGACATGTACACGCCCATCTTCGCGATGAGCCGCGCCGGCGGCTGGATCGCCCACGTCCTCGAGTACCAGGAGGATAATCGTCTCATCCGCCCGCGCGCACGGTACACCGGGCCCGAAAGCCAGGAGTTCGTGCCCCTCGAGGAACGGTAA
- a CDS encoding DUF7490 domain-containing protein has translation MNRESALGVAAVVVAVAAVATLALSGAIAAPETETGAAVDRGHASLQEVTIAADEVSGETATLEVDTFLEHRGDPVENVTVVHRVTDTDTGLVTTTAERPVGRLAGANETTVPATIDVPRAGQHRIETFVFVDGTRRESTTHRVSGLESLTPAYADTGLEFHRFGGDGSLAGVPAIEYSVKSTNDETATLEVTSYLTNAGDEATDSLEVELKARQAGSNIVADAETVSVSNVDPGETATPTAELEVPDEYRYNLDAILWLDGTIVATDRAGADLRPNSTAGDSPDGNLETSDFDEEPTIEEADDSSSSDGMSGADDTGGMDSDGAEDSADGTPGFGPLAAAIALGTTFALVVARKRDHN, from the coding sequence ATGAATCGCGAGTCTGCCCTGGGGGTCGCCGCGGTCGTCGTCGCGGTTGCCGCCGTCGCGACGCTTGCTCTCTCCGGTGCGATCGCGGCTCCCGAGACCGAAACGGGAGCGGCGGTCGACCGCGGTCACGCGTCGCTCCAGGAGGTAACGATCGCCGCCGACGAAGTGTCGGGCGAGACGGCCACCCTCGAGGTCGACACCTTCCTCGAGCACCGCGGCGACCCCGTCGAGAACGTGACAGTGGTCCACCGCGTGACCGATACCGATACCGGCCTCGTGACGACAACGGCCGAACGACCGGTCGGTCGACTCGCCGGGGCGAACGAGACCACCGTCCCGGCGACGATCGACGTTCCGCGGGCGGGGCAACACCGCATCGAGACGTTCGTCTTCGTCGACGGGACCCGACGGGAGTCGACGACCCACCGCGTCTCCGGCCTCGAGTCGCTGACGCCAGCCTACGCCGACACCGGCCTCGAGTTTCACCGGTTCGGCGGGGACGGGTCACTCGCGGGCGTCCCCGCGATCGAGTACTCGGTCAAATCCACGAACGACGAAACGGCGACGCTCGAGGTGACGAGCTACCTGACGAACGCGGGCGACGAGGCGACCGACTCGCTCGAGGTCGAACTGAAGGCCCGGCAAGCGGGCTCGAACATCGTCGCCGACGCGGAGACCGTCTCCGTCTCGAACGTCGACCCCGGCGAGACCGCGACGCCGACCGCCGAACTCGAGGTGCCCGACGAGTACCGGTACAACCTCGACGCGATCCTGTGGCTCGACGGCACGATCGTCGCCACGGATCGCGCGGGAGCCGACCTCCGGCCGAATTCGACGGCCGGGGACAGCCCTGACGGCAACCTCGAGACGAGTGACTTCGACGAGGAGCCGACGATCGAAGAGGCCGACGACAGCAGTAGCAGCGACGGAATGTCCGGAGCCGACGATACCGGAGGAATGGACAGCGATGGCGCGGAGGATAGCGCTGACGGGACCCCGGGCTTCGGTCCCCTGGCCGCAGCAATCGCACTGGGCACAACGTTCGCGCTCGTCGTCGCACGGAAGCGCGACCACAACTGA
- a CDS encoding Coenzyme F420 hydrogenase/dehydrogenase, beta subunit C-terminal domain: MSEANQPGVPDPKAATEPKGVGNDPREQNPDVAEAPGKIWFRDLDEAVIEADRCIQCASCVAACPSDSIGIDAEEKRPTLVKMCTGCSRCWDFCPRSGLRYERALELLEDERSLAEPETYAAQAADEAAEAGQDGGAVTALLAELLEAGKIDGAVVARESDEEPLRGEAFLATSREDLLEAGGSSYTQTMGLGQIDDLLADADLGDDPDLALVGTPCVIQGAAALDRYGHEPADPIALTVALMCTRTFEHERLLSQIESYDVDPEAVEKLDIRAGTLYAYDDGGESLLETDVSEFDAAGLRGCDECADFVGGAADISAGNVGSDEGYSTVVVRTETGREAWTAAAGGLETTEIDRPEALEKIAAWNERRAKSILPRGFDPEGEIGIAYEHHREVYDGTDREPQPLNPARVHQYEEWC, from the coding sequence ATGTCGGAAGCGAATCAGCCGGGCGTCCCCGACCCGAAGGCGGCGACGGAGCCGAAGGGCGTCGGCAACGACCCGCGAGAGCAGAATCCCGACGTTGCGGAAGCGCCGGGCAAGATTTGGTTCCGCGATCTGGACGAAGCCGTCATCGAGGCCGACCGCTGCATCCAGTGTGCCTCCTGCGTCGCGGCCTGTCCGTCCGACTCCATCGGCATCGACGCCGAGGAGAAGCGGCCCACGCTGGTCAAGATGTGTACCGGCTGCTCGCGCTGCTGGGACTTCTGTCCCCGCAGCGGGCTCCGCTACGAGCGCGCCCTCGAGTTGCTCGAGGACGAGCGATCCCTCGCGGAACCCGAAACGTACGCCGCGCAAGCGGCTGACGAAGCCGCAGAGGCCGGCCAGGACGGCGGCGCCGTGACTGCACTGCTGGCGGAACTGCTCGAGGCCGGGAAGATCGACGGTGCGGTCGTCGCCAGGGAGAGCGACGAGGAGCCGCTGCGGGGCGAGGCGTTCCTCGCGACCTCCCGCGAGGACCTGCTCGAGGCCGGCGGCAGCAGCTACACGCAGACGATGGGACTGGGGCAGATCGACGACCTGCTCGCCGATGCGGATCTGGGGGACGACCCGGACCTCGCGCTCGTCGGCACGCCCTGCGTGATCCAGGGTGCGGCCGCCCTCGATCGCTACGGCCACGAACCGGCCGATCCGATCGCGCTGACGGTCGCGCTGATGTGTACCCGCACTTTCGAGCACGAGCGGCTCCTCTCGCAGATCGAATCGTACGACGTCGACCCCGAGGCGGTCGAGAAGCTCGACATCCGAGCGGGGACCCTCTACGCCTACGACGACGGTGGCGAGTCCCTGCTCGAGACCGACGTCTCCGAGTTCGACGCCGCCGGGCTTCGGGGCTGCGACGAGTGTGCGGACTTCGTCGGCGGCGCGGCCGACATCAGCGCCGGCAACGTCGGCAGCGACGAGGGCTACTCGACGGTCGTCGTCCGCACCGAGACCGGTCGCGAGGCCTGGACGGCGGCCGCCGGCGGGCTCGAGACGACCGAAATCGACCGGCCCGAAGCGCTCGAGAAGATCGCGGCCTGGAACGAGCGGCGCGCGAAGTCGATCCTACCCCGCGGGTTCGACCCCGAGGGCGAGATCGGGATCGCGTACGAGCATCACCGCGAGGTCTACGACGGCACCGACCGCGAGCCACAGCCGCTGAACCCGGCGCGGGTCCACCAGTACGAGGAGTGGTGTTAG
- a CDS encoding Rid family detoxifying hydrolase, protein MKRIVETDDAPAAVGAYSQATSNGSLLFTAGQIPLTADGELLDDEPIAAQTEQALYNLDAILDEADASSEDILKVTVYLDDIDDFDEMNDAYADYFDDEPPARSAVEVAALPKGVGVEIEAVASLE, encoded by the coding sequence ATGAAACGGATCGTCGAAACCGACGACGCACCCGCTGCGGTCGGCGCGTACAGCCAGGCGACCAGCAACGGCTCGCTGCTCTTTACCGCCGGACAGATCCCCCTGACCGCCGACGGCGAACTGCTGGACGACGAACCGATCGCGGCCCAGACCGAACAGGCCCTCTACAACCTCGACGCCATCCTCGACGAGGCGGACGCGAGTTCCGAAGACATCCTCAAGGTGACCGTCTACCTCGACGATATCGACGACTTCGACGAAATGAACGACGCCTACGCCGACTACTTCGACGACGAACCGCCGGCTCGCAGCGCCGTCGAGGTCGCCGCCCTCCCCAAGGGCGTCGGCGTCGAGATCGAAGCCGTCGCCTCCCTCGAGTGA